The Kroppenstedtia pulmonis genome has a segment encoding these proteins:
- a CDS encoding response regulator transcription factor, whose protein sequence is MTDDAKILIVDDEIGILKLLEITLQKEHFSHLTTASTKAEALQALSEQAFDIILLDVMLPDGDGFALCSAIRQQTTAPILFISARSSDFDKLTGLSVGGDDYITKPFNPLEVVARIRAILRRQRVYEKQPSQPETKSFVYDRFTFLPEEALLTVRGEVVKATAKELELLHFFCKNPNRVFTTSQIFELVWGEDVFGEEKTVTIHIAKLRKKLGDNTRKPSIIVNLRGIGYKFIPPTGDE, encoded by the coding sequence ATGACAGACGATGCTAAGATTTTAATTGTAGATGATGAAATAGGTATTTTAAAATTGCTTGAAATTACATTGCAAAAAGAGCATTTTTCCCATCTGACGACTGCATCAACAAAGGCAGAGGCACTGCAAGCCTTAAGCGAGCAAGCCTTCGATATTATCCTACTTGATGTCATGCTGCCTGATGGTGATGGCTTTGCGTTATGCTCAGCGATTCGCCAGCAAACGACAGCACCAATTTTATTTATCAGTGCACGATCAAGTGATTTTGATAAATTAACAGGACTCAGCGTCGGCGGTGACGACTATATTACAAAGCCATTTAACCCACTTGAAGTAGTGGCAAGAATCCGTGCCATTTTGCGTCGCCAGCGCGTGTATGAAAAACAGCCATCACAGCCTGAAACAAAAAGCTTTGTGTATGACAGGTTTACTTTTTTACCTGAGGAAGCATTATTAACCGTACGGGGAGAAGTGGTAAAAGCGACGGCGAAAGAACTGGAGTTACTGCATTTCTTTTGTAAAAACCCGAATCGCGTATTTACGACATCTCAAATTTTTGAGCTTGTTTGGGGTGAAGATGTGTTTGGCGAGGAAAAAACCGTTACGATTCATATTGCTAAACTGCGTAAAAAGTTAGGGGATAATACGAGAAAGCCAAGCATTATCGTGAATTTGCGAGGTATTGGCTATAAATTTATTCCACCAACAGGTGATGAATAA
- a CDS encoding DUF4097 family beta strand repeat-containing protein, with protein MLRKILVVLLIGVIGAGIILYMKQPAETMTMGEYEAMPHIDVTLDMFNITIANSPDDQIHVQMQGHQLNKNMLTINEKNNRFVVKEQQRKKNWQENIRFRSTPTIILQLPKSQSKTLALNVADGDFTIQDLALDTVQVETSAGMVHLKNMFISNAELHTKDGNVTIGKSAIENLTITSNAGDVAVKESTGSAHTIQTVDGQIKMTEATEQPNIQTKSASGDIGIHYKKAPTSLRLTTIAEDVEITLPKYHKKTGMIGDGANMLSAVTKNGVIVIKQ; from the coding sequence ATGCTCCGGAAAATATTGGTTGTACTGTTGATCGGAGTAATCGGTGCAGGCATTATTCTATATATGAAACAACCTGCTGAGACCATGACAATGGGTGAGTATGAAGCGATGCCACATATCGATGTGACACTTGATATGTTTAATATCACGATTGCCAACTCACCTGATGATCAAATCCATGTTCAAATGCAGGGACATCAATTAAATAAAAATATGCTGACCATCAACGAAAAAAACAATCGATTCGTCGTGAAAGAGCAACAACGTAAGAAAAATTGGCAAGAAAATATTCGTTTTCGTTCAACACCAACCATTATCCTGCAATTGCCCAAATCTCAAAGTAAGACACTTGCACTTAACGTCGCAGATGGTGATTTCACCATTCAAGATTTAGCCCTGGATACAGTACAAGTGGAGACATCTGCAGGCATGGTTCATCTAAAAAATATGTTCATCTCAAATGCTGAACTTCATACGAAAGATGGCAATGTGACAATCGGTAAAAGCGCTATCGAAAACCTAACGATTACATCAAATGCAGGTGATGTTGCCGTAAAAGAAAGCACAGGCTCAGCCCATACGATCCAAACGGTTGACGGACAAATCAAAATGACAGAGGCTACCGAACAGCCAAATATACAAACAAAAAGCGCCTCAGGTGATATTGGCATTCACTATAAAAAAGCACCAACTTCACTACGATTAACGACGATTGCTGAAGATGTTGAGATTACATTGCCAAAATATCATAAAAAAACAGGTATGATTGGTGATGGTGCCAACATGCTTTCAGCGGTAACGAAGAATGGCGTTATCGTTATTAAACAGTAA
- the sufB gene encoding Fe-S cluster assembly protein SufB, with protein MAKQMPEISDYQYGFHDKDVSVFRSKRGLTREIVEEISRMKDEPQWMLDFRLKSLEQFYKMPMPSSKNSKWFSILPGNLDNLNFDDITYYVKPSERQGRSWDEVPEEIKRTFDRLGIPEAEQKYLAGVSAQYESEVVYHNMQKELEDQGVIFCDTDTAVKEYPELVKKYFGTVVPPSDNKFAALNSAVWSGGSFIYIPKGVRCEVPLQAYFRINSENMGQFERTLIIADEESFVHYVEGCTAPIYTTDSLHSAVVEILVKDNARCRYTTIQNWSPNVYNLVTKRAVAEKGAHMEWVDGNIGSKLTMKYPAVIMKGEGAKADVLSIAVAGKGQHQDAGAKVTALAPNCTANIVSKSISKDGGKVTYRGVSSFGKKAQGSKAKVECDTLILDNQSTSDTIPYNEVKTDDITLEHEATVSKVSEEQLFYLMSRGLTEEEATQMIVMGFIEPFTKELPMEYAVEMNRLIKFEMEGSIG; from the coding sequence ATGGCAAAACAAATGCCGGAAATCTCGGATTACCAATATGGTTTCCATGATAAAGACGTATCGGTGTTCCGCTCCAAGCGTGGTTTGACTCGGGAAATCGTGGAAGAAATTTCCCGGATGAAAGATGAGCCGCAATGGATGCTGGACTTTCGTCTGAAGTCTCTGGAACAATTTTATAAAATGCCAATGCCCAGCTCTAAAAACTCCAAATGGTTTTCGATTCTGCCAGGAAATTTGGATAACCTGAACTTTGACGATATCACTTACTACGTCAAACCGTCGGAGCGGCAAGGCAGAAGTTGGGATGAGGTACCGGAAGAAATCAAACGGACCTTTGACCGTCTGGGAATTCCCGAAGCGGAACAGAAGTATCTGGCAGGGGTGTCCGCTCAGTATGAGTCGGAAGTGGTTTACCACAATATGCAGAAGGAGCTGGAAGATCAGGGAGTGATCTTCTGCGACACTGACACTGCCGTGAAGGAATACCCGGAGTTGGTTAAAAAATATTTCGGAACGGTGGTTCCTCCCTCAGATAACAAATTTGCCGCTTTAAACAGCGCTGTATGGAGCGGCGGCAGTTTCATCTATATTCCCAAGGGAGTTCGCTGTGAAGTGCCGTTGCAGGCTTACTTCCGCATTAACTCCGAGAACATGGGTCAATTTGAACGGACCTTGATCATTGCTGATGAAGAAAGCTTTGTTCACTATGTAGAAGGTTGTACGGCACCGATTTACACCACTGATTCCCTGCACAGTGCTGTTGTGGAAATCCTGGTTAAGGATAATGCCCGTTGTCGCTATACGACTATCCAAAACTGGTCACCTAACGTTTACAACCTGGTAACGAAACGGGCTGTGGCGGAAAAAGGTGCCCACATGGAATGGGTGGACGGCAATATCGGTTCCAAGCTGACCATGAAATATCCGGCGGTAATCATGAAAGGGGAAGGCGCCAAAGCCGACGTCCTGTCCATTGCAGTGGCAGGAAAAGGACAACACCAAGACGCCGGAGCCAAAGTAACGGCCTTGGCCCCTAACTGCACCGCCAATATCGTGTCCAAATCCATCAGTAAAGATGGTGGGAAAGTGACCTACCGTGGGGTGTCCAGTTTTGGGAAGAAAGCTCAGGGTTCCAAAGCCAAGGTGGAGTGTGATACCCTGATTCTGGATAATCAATCCACATCAGACACCATTCCCTACAATGAGGTCAAAACCGATGACATTACCCTGGAACACGAGGCAACCGTCTCCAAAGTATCTGAAGAACAGCTCTTCTATCTCATGAGCCGCGGTCTCACGGAAGAAGAAGCGACTCAGATGATCGTGATGGGCTTCATTGAACCCTTTACCAAAGAACTGCCCATGGAATACGCTGTGGAAATGAACCGGCTGATCAAATTTGAGATGGAAGGTTCTATCGGTTAA
- a CDS encoding FMN-binding negative transcriptional regulator — protein sequence MYIPKFFKVTDVNEIWDFIQTNSFGTLVTTKKGTPIATHLPLVLSKKDDDYYITGHMAYGNPQWRTFETCGDVLAMFQGPNAYISSSWYSHKNVPTWNYQAIHMYGKASILEKDELIEDLTVMLEKYEKNRENPILWDKLSPQFLESELKGIVGFKIKVGEIQAAYKLSQNRNEVDYANIIDKLQKEENPNSQQMAELMEKRLKKHI from the coding sequence ATGTATATTCCTAAATTCTTTAAGGTCACCGATGTTAATGAAATTTGGGATTTTATTCAAACGAACTCTTTTGGGACGCTTGTGACGACAAAAAAAGGAACACCCATTGCCACTCACTTACCCTTAGTGTTAAGTAAAAAAGACGATGATTACTATATTACCGGACATATGGCATATGGAAACCCTCAGTGGAGAACATTTGAAACCTGTGGAGATGTGCTTGCTATGTTTCAGGGACCAAATGCTTATATTTCTTCTTCCTGGTATTCCCACAAAAATGTTCCGACGTGGAATTATCAGGCTATCCATATGTATGGAAAAGCAAGTATTTTAGAAAAAGATGAATTGATAGAAGATTTAACAGTAATGTTGGAGAAATATGAAAAGAATCGGGAAAACCCAATTTTATGGGATAAACTTTCTCCTCAATTCTTGGAAAGTGAACTGAAAGGTATTGTTGGATTTAAGATTAAGGTGGGGGAAATTCAGGCTGCATATAAATTAAGTCAGAACCGTAATGAAGTGGATTATGCTAACATCATTGATAAATTACAAAAAGAAGAAAATCCAAATTCGCAACAAATGGCAGAACTGATGGAAAAGAGATTAAAAAAACATATATAA
- a CDS encoding ABC transporter permease, whose amino-acid sequence MLQLIKLEWKKHQMTRYFRSFAFCIIFIFGFVTLISVGDDVDGPMGSFQEFMYLITILSNITFIILGSVILSRLIISEFRTKTMQVLFTYPIQRKKLLLAKLILTYAFTAGSLFIGVWLMQILTYFLHPSVKLFEGTVTLQEVLATFPNTLSNALVMAAIALIPLFFGMRKKSTSSTITSAVIVGFIINTTISDGSESFSLTDVVFIPIILALIGLGIAYLSFHNIDAKDME is encoded by the coding sequence ATGCTGCAATTGATTAAGTTGGAGTGGAAAAAACATCAAATGACACGCTATTTTAGAAGTTTCGCCTTTTGTATTATTTTCATTTTTGGCTTTGTCACGTTAATTTCTGTGGGGGATGATGTTGATGGACCTATGGGTTCCTTCCAAGAATTTATGTACCTTATCACAATCTTATCGAATATTACTTTTATTATCTTAGGCAGTGTTATTTTATCGCGCTTAATCATTTCAGAGTTTCGCACTAAAACGATGCAAGTGTTATTCACGTACCCGATACAACGTAAAAAATTATTGTTAGCTAAATTAATACTTACCTATGCCTTTACGGCAGGAAGTTTATTCATCGGTGTTTGGCTCATGCAAATACTCACTTATTTCTTGCATCCTTCAGTTAAGCTGTTTGAAGGTACGGTAACATTACAAGAAGTGTTAGCTACTTTCCCAAACACATTATCAAACGCATTAGTGATGGCTGCAATCGCATTAATTCCGCTATTTTTCGGTATGCGAAAAAAATCAACATCCTCAACGATTACATCAGCAGTCATTGTCGGCTTTATCATTAATACAACGATTTCAGATGGAAGTGAGTCATTCAGCTTAACGGATGTCGTATTTATTCCAATTATATTGGCTCTGATTGGATTGGGCATCGCCTATTTATCATTTCACAACATTGATGCAAAGGATATGGAATGA
- a CDS encoding cysteine desulfurase codes for MNRYAKDFPILNQEINGNPLVYLDSSATSQKPQSVIEAMEQYYREYNSNVHRGVHTLGSKATDAYEGAREKVRRFIHAASTKEILFLRGTTAALNLVASSYARTRLNKGDEILLSPSEHHSNLIPWQQAAKATGATIKYFELEPDGTLDLEKAKEVISERTKLVSIAQVSNVLGTVFPIKELAALVHQQGGILVVDGAQSAPHMKVDVQDLDCDFFAFSAHKMMGPTGIGVLYGKEALLEEMEPVEFGGEMIDHVDLYESTWKELPWKFEGGTPIIAGAVGLGAAIDYLEQVGMDQVEEHDRQLAAYAQEKLEAMEGITLYGPRHNRMGLVTFNLDGVHPHDVATVLDAEGIAVRAGHHCCQPLMRWLNASATARASFYLYNDESDIDRLVEGLQKTKEYFGNVLG; via the coding sequence ATGAACCGATATGCCAAGGATTTTCCGATCTTGAACCAGGAGATAAACGGAAATCCGCTTGTATATCTTGACAGCTCTGCTACCTCTCAAAAACCGCAATCTGTCATTGAAGCGATGGAACAGTACTACAGAGAGTACAATTCCAATGTTCACAGAGGCGTCCACACCCTCGGCAGTAAAGCGACAGATGCCTATGAGGGAGCCCGTGAAAAGGTTCGTCGTTTTATCCATGCCGCTTCCACCAAAGAGATCCTGTTTTTACGTGGTACCACTGCAGCACTGAATCTGGTTGCGTCCAGCTATGCCCGAACCCGGTTGAATAAAGGAGATGAGATCCTTCTCTCTCCTTCCGAACATCACAGTAATTTAATACCATGGCAACAAGCAGCGAAAGCGACAGGTGCCACAATCAAGTATTTTGAACTGGAACCGGATGGAACACTGGATCTGGAGAAAGCAAAAGAGGTCATCTCGGAACGGACCAAACTGGTATCCATTGCCCAGGTGTCCAATGTACTGGGAACTGTTTTTCCCATTAAAGAACTGGCGGCTCTCGTTCATCAACAAGGGGGGATCCTGGTGGTGGACGGTGCTCAAAGTGCCCCGCACATGAAAGTGGATGTCCAGGATCTGGATTGCGATTTCTTCGCTTTTTCCGCTCATAAAATGATGGGACCTACAGGGATCGGTGTTCTATACGGTAAAGAAGCTCTGCTGGAAGAGATGGAACCGGTTGAGTTTGGCGGTGAAATGATTGATCATGTGGATTTATACGAATCCACATGGAAAGAGCTCCCCTGGAAGTTTGAGGGGGGCACCCCCATAATCGCAGGTGCTGTCGGCTTGGGAGCAGCCATCGACTACTTGGAACAAGTGGGGATGGATCAAGTGGAAGAGCATGATCGCCAGTTGGCTGCTTATGCCCAAGAAAAGCTGGAAGCCATGGAGGGGATCACCTTATATGGTCCTCGTCATAATCGGATGGGACTGGTTACCTTCAACTTGGATGGGGTTCATCCCCATGATGTTGCCACCGTACTGGATGCAGAAGGGATTGCAGTGCGGGCGGGACACCATTGTTGCCAACCGCTCATGCGATGGTTGAATGCATCGGCAACAGCCCGTGCCAGCTTCTATTTGTATAATGATGAATCGGATATCGACCGCTTGGTAGAGGGACTACAAAAGACGAAGGAGTATTTTGGAAATGTCCTTGGATGA
- a CDS encoding lysoplasmalogenase, producing the protein MLFFLSIAILATGLVDLYAISRKKQTWRYGFKPGTMVWVILLAITGPETDLYSWLIVAGLVCSLAGDIFLVLPSDRFIQGLTSFFMAHLFYIGAFLMIVTEWSPSSMIIFGLLLAVIAGLFAYKILPRAKTHGGGTLQAAVFSYILVITLMVWLACMTYNPWIITGALLFFISDAILAWDRFVHKLSWGNMAVMITYFSAQYLIALSIWATTF; encoded by the coding sequence ATGCTCTTTTTCCTTTCTATTGCCATATTGGCCACCGGTTTGGTTGACTTGTATGCAATTTCCCGAAAAAAGCAGACCTGGCGGTATGGTTTCAAGCCAGGAACGATGGTCTGGGTAATCCTGCTGGCGATAACAGGTCCGGAAACCGATCTCTACAGTTGGCTCATTGTTGCCGGTTTAGTCTGTTCCTTGGCGGGAGATATCTTCCTTGTCTTGCCATCTGACCGATTTATTCAAGGATTGACCTCGTTTTTCATGGCCCATCTGTTTTATATAGGTGCCTTTCTGATGATCGTCACGGAGTGGTCCCCTTCTTCCATGATCATCTTTGGATTGTTGTTGGCTGTGATTGCAGGTCTGTTTGCTTACAAGATTTTGCCCCGAGCCAAGACACATGGAGGCGGTACGCTTCAGGCAGCCGTTTTCTCCTATATTCTCGTCATCACTCTCATGGTCTGGCTCGCTTGTATGACCTACAACCCTTGGATCATCACCGGCGCTCTTCTCTTCTTTATATCGGATGCCATCCTGGCATGGGATCGTTTCGTTCACAAACTTTCCTGGGGAAACATGGCTGTTATGATCACCTATTTTTCCGCGCAGTATCTGATCGCATTGAGTATCTGGGCCACAACCTTTTAA
- the sufU gene encoding Fe-S cluster assembly sulfur transfer protein SufU, translated as MSLDDLYRRVIMDHYQKPRNRGTIEEGAVTVDLNNPTCGDRISVQMRIQDDKIEEAKFLGEGCSISLASASMMTEAVKGLSVDKALHLVDLFSKMMLGEDVDTEEFPLEDIEALQGVANFPARIKCATLAWKALEKGARDTSH; from the coding sequence ATGTCCTTGGATGATTTATACCGGCGTGTCATCATGGATCATTATCAAAAGCCGAGAAACCGGGGTACTATAGAAGAAGGCGCCGTTACAGTCGATCTGAATAACCCGACTTGCGGTGACCGGATCTCGGTGCAAATGCGGATTCAAGATGATAAAATTGAAGAAGCAAAGTTTTTAGGAGAAGGTTGTTCCATCAGTTTGGCTTCTGCCTCCATGATGACGGAGGCGGTAAAGGGGTTATCTGTGGATAAGGCCTTGCATCTGGTTGATCTGTTCTCAAAAATGATGCTGGGGGAAGATGTCGACACAGAGGAATTCCCCTTGGAAGATATTGAAGCGTTGCAGGGGGTTGCTAACTTTCCGGCGCGGATCAAATGTGCTACTCTGGCGTGGAAAGCGCTGGAAAAAGGAGCCAGGGACACATCCCATTGA
- the hppD gene encoding 4-hydroxyphenylpyruvate dioxygenase has product MKEQVLQDQLSQDFFPVHDVDYVEFYVGNAKQAAHYFCKGFGFRPVAYSGLETGERKKVSYVVEQGQIRFVLTGNLSENHPSAHFVKKHGDGVKDIALRVEDVEKAYKEAVSRGGIPIMEPQEHSDEQGRVKTAIIGTYGDTIHTLVEREEYHGLFLPGYQAAELNIPYQSAGLVGIDHVVGNVEEMEEWVSYYEKVMGFKQMIHFDDEDISTEYSALMSKVMHNGGRIKFPINEPAEGKRKSQIQEYLEFYNGAGVQHIAVLTHDIIATVRKLKENGIEFLDTPDTYYEMLSNRVGKIDEEIEKLRELKILVDRDDEGYLLQIFTKPIVDRPTLFIEVIQRKGAKGFGEGNFKALFESIEREQARRGNL; this is encoded by the coding sequence ATGAAGGAACAAGTCTTACAGGATCAGTTGTCCCAGGATTTTTTTCCGGTTCATGATGTTGATTATGTAGAGTTTTATGTAGGAAATGCGAAACAGGCGGCTCATTATTTCTGCAAAGGATTCGGTTTTCGACCTGTGGCTTATTCCGGCCTGGAAACAGGGGAACGGAAAAAAGTTTCTTATGTTGTGGAACAGGGTCAGATTCGGTTTGTATTGACAGGGAACTTATCGGAAAATCACCCCAGTGCCCACTTTGTAAAAAAACACGGAGACGGAGTCAAAGATATCGCCCTTCGGGTGGAAGATGTTGAAAAGGCTTACAAAGAGGCTGTTTCCAGGGGAGGGATTCCCATCATGGAGCCTCAGGAACACTCTGATGAACAGGGACGTGTAAAAACAGCCATTATCGGCACCTATGGGGATACGATCCACACCCTGGTGGAGCGGGAGGAGTATCACGGTCTTTTTCTGCCGGGGTATCAGGCTGCGGAATTGAATATACCTTACCAATCAGCCGGTTTGGTGGGAATTGATCATGTCGTAGGCAACGTGGAAGAAATGGAAGAGTGGGTCTCCTATTACGAAAAAGTGATGGGCTTTAAACAAATGATTCACTTTGATGATGAGGATATCAGCACCGAGTACTCTGCTTTGATGTCCAAAGTGATGCACAATGGGGGACGAATCAAATTTCCTATCAATGAACCGGCGGAGGGTAAAAGAAAGTCCCAGATTCAAGAGTATTTGGAATTTTACAATGGTGCCGGGGTGCAACATATTGCTGTTTTAACCCATGATATTATTGCCACGGTCCGAAAATTGAAGGAAAACGGTATTGAGTTTTTGGATACTCCGGATACGTATTATGAGATGTTGTCAAATCGGGTGGGGAAGATTGATGAAGAAATCGAAAAACTACGTGAACTGAAAATACTGGTAGACCGAGATGATGAAGGTTACCTCCTCCAAATTTTCACCAAGCCGATCGTGGATCGTCCCACGCTCTTTATTGAGGTAATCCAGCGTAAAGGAGCCAAAGGATTTGGGGAGGGAAACTTCAAAGCGCTTTTTGAATCCATCGAACGGGAGCAGGCCCGACGGGGTAACTTGTAA
- a CDS encoding sensor histidine kinase produces the protein MKIQQRFIQHLLLGFVIWILLLGITLPIVLEGILPEIGLGGERYEWLVLIVIGIVTVPCILLFGWYFGSPLLLVMKWIDQLAHEDFTPLQEREKMYTRKGKLKMRYRLYQEVIAQLADMRLQLEKAKVERAQVEEAKRDWIAGISHDLKTPLTYIKGYSTLLLNPDYDWSKEEKCNFIQEIDNKGTHMEQLVQDLNLAMCFDGTQSAPIHKTTQNIVAFVQQVLADVSNDLRAQHHHFELKTTMAVPIAFDEHLLQRVLLNIYMNAVIHNEESVNIVTTIEQQAQHVVIYIQDDGIGMTEETKRNLFNRYYRGTTTEQKSEGTGLGMAIVKSLIDAHDGTITVESAVQQGTTFTIILPMPE, from the coding sequence ATGAAAATTCAACAACGCTTTATTCAGCATTTATTGTTAGGATTTGTTATTTGGATACTTCTTTTAGGGATAACACTGCCAATCGTTCTGGAGGGCATTTTGCCGGAGATAGGGCTTGGCGGGGAGCGCTATGAATGGCTGGTACTTATTGTGATCGGCATTGTGACGGTGCCATGTATTTTACTATTTGGTTGGTATTTCGGCAGTCCGTTACTCCTTGTGATGAAATGGATTGACCAGCTTGCTCATGAAGATTTTACCCCGCTGCAAGAGCGCGAAAAAATGTATACACGTAAAGGAAAATTAAAAATGCGCTATCGCTTATATCAAGAAGTGATTGCACAGCTTGCTGATATGCGCTTGCAGTTAGAAAAAGCGAAAGTTGAACGGGCACAGGTAGAAGAGGCGAAGCGTGATTGGATTGCAGGGATTTCACATGATTTAAAAACGCCGTTAACCTATATTAAAGGCTATTCTACATTGCTGTTAAACCCTGATTATGACTGGTCAAAAGAGGAGAAGTGCAATTTTATCCAGGAAATTGATAATAAAGGAACACATATGGAACAACTTGTCCAGGACTTAAATTTAGCGATGTGTTTCGATGGCACACAATCAGCACCTATTCATAAAACGACGCAAAACATTGTGGCCTTCGTTCAGCAAGTTTTAGCTGATGTGAGCAATGATTTACGTGCACAACACCATCATTTCGAATTGAAAACGACGATGGCTGTACCAATAGCATTTGACGAACATTTATTACAGCGTGTACTACTAAACATTTATATGAATGCGGTGATTCATAATGAAGAGTCCGTAAACATTGTGACAACGATTGAACAGCAGGCACAACATGTTGTGATTTACATTCAAGATGATGGTATAGGGATGACAGAGGAAACAAAACGAAATTTATTTAATCGTTATTATCGTGGTACAACAACTGAACAAAAATCAGAGGGCACCGGTTTAGGCATGGCAATCGTTAAAAGTTTAATCGATGCACACGACGGTACAATTACGGTAGAAAGCGCAGTGCAACAAGGCACAACATTTACAATCATATTACCCATGCCGGAGTAG
- a CDS encoding DUF1450 domain-containing protein, which produces MKLELCKGNEFTRSIVWKKMCQEFQLEKQVTYNCLGHCGACFTQSLALINSKLHAADTPKELAIILRGELLPESAGD; this is translated from the coding sequence GTGAAGTTGGAATTATGTAAAGGAAATGAATTTACTCGTTCCATTGTATGGAAAAAAATGTGTCAGGAGTTTCAGTTGGAGAAACAGGTGACTTATAACTGTCTCGGACATTGCGGTGCTTGCTTTACTCAATCTCTCGCCCTGATAAACAGCAAATTGCATGCCGCCGATACTCCAAAAGAGCTGGCAATAATATTACGCGGTGAACTCCTCCCGGAATCGGCTGGTGATTGA
- a CDS encoding ABC transporter ATP-binding protein produces the protein MTYIIRTHQLTKRFTSEPVINQVSMNITEGEIYGFLGPNGAGKTTIMKMLLNLVKPSSGDIIIQDEPITTTSYNYLKDIGSLIEYPIFYEDLTAHQNLEMHCAYTGYNDQSRIAKVLDIVGLRQIERKKVKEFSLGMRQRLAIARAIVTKPKILILDEPINGLDPIGIKEVRELLVTLKEQYGMTILISSHIVSEIESIADTIGVLNHGKLIEEIAMPVLRQQHQPTIEIVVSDARKAKKLLEEAFQANVKIMNPTTLHLTHINEKTATITKHLILHGVDVEEVDMVHQSLEEYFVNLINGGNTHAAID, from the coding sequence ATGACTTACATCATTCGAACTCATCAATTAACGAAACGTTTTACATCTGAGCCTGTAATCAATCAAGTAAGCATGAATATTACAGAGGGCGAAATATACGGGTTTCTCGGCCCAAATGGTGCTGGTAAAACAACGATTATGAAAATGCTATTAAATCTGGTGAAGCCCTCTTCTGGTGACATTATCATTCAAGATGAGCCGATTACCACAACTTCTTATAACTATTTAAAAGATATCGGCAGTTTAATTGAATATCCAATTTTTTACGAGGATCTTACCGCACATCAAAATCTGGAAATGCACTGTGCATATACCGGCTACAACGATCAAAGTCGCATTGCAAAAGTCCTGGATATCGTTGGTTTACGACAAATCGAAAGGAAAAAAGTAAAGGAATTTTCCCTTGGCATGCGCCAACGTTTGGCAATTGCACGTGCTATCGTCACAAAGCCCAAAATCTTAATTTTAGATGAACCGATTAACGGATTAGACCCTATCGGCATTAAAGAAGTACGAGAACTACTTGTCACATTGAAAGAACAGTACGGCATGACCATTTTAATTTCCAGTCATATTGTGTCTGAAATTGAGTCTATCGCCGATACAATTGGTGTATTAAATCACGGGAAATTAATCGAAGAAATTGCGATGCCAGTATTACGCCAGCAACATCAACCAACGATTGAAATCGTAGTAAGCGACGCAAGAAAAGCAAAGAAATTGCTGGAAGAAGCATTTCAGGCAAATGTGAAAATCATGAACCCAACAACATTGCACCTTACACATATAAACGAAAAAACAGCCACCATAACGAAACATTTAATTTTACACGGTGTTGATGTTGAAGAAGTTGACATGGTTCATCAATCGTTGGAGGAATACTTTGTAAATCTCATTAATGGAGGGAACACACATGCTGCAATTGATTAA